aaagaaaatggatgTAAAAGCACAAAATTTCAAACAGCAAGAAATTCCAGGACTCTTTCTTTGAGGTGTTACAGTGGGGTTCGGTCATTGGCGTGGTCTAGctatttttctcattattttttgttcttcacATAGCTCAGGCCCTGGATCCCTGCTTCCCTTTGGTCAATTTAtctggaaagaaaaggagtccTCCCAGGTTAAGCTTTCAATTCACATGGTGGTTCTCAATATGGTTATGATGTCATAGAATGGATTTGTctccatataaatattttatgtacatAGCAGTGAGAGGATGCAAAATCATCTTTTTCTACATTGCCCTATATGCATTTCAATAGCCTCTATATGAAACATGCCCTTAGGAGCTTTTAGGAGCCTGTGTGACTAGTGAACCCTTTTCTTAAGTTCACCTTTCTATTCCCTTGAAGGATGCCTTCTCCATCACACGCTGCGATCATTTATTCTCTTCCTCCTAAATAACATATTCTTCTTTCAACTAAAAACAATCACATGTGGCATTAAATACTTTTACATGTGCATTAGAGATGCAGTAGTATTTGAACTCTATTTTTAATGCTTTCCTAAATTATTCACAACTATACTCAGCCAAGTCACTAATACATTTCAAGACAACATATTAACCCTTCCAAATTTGGATGGAATGGCTATCATAAtgcagagaaaagaaaaaaaaaagttaccctCTCCCTTCCTTCCATCAATGCACTTGCATCAAAAAAGTGGATTAAAAGAGCCACCGTTTCCTTCCTGCCTTATTCCTCCAGCAATTTCCTCCCTTCCACTTGAACCAAAATCAGGCATAAATGTCTATGGGCAAGTCATTTACGTCATTAAAAAGTATTAtgcaagaataaaagaaaaaacatgaaaaaagaaagcttATATAGCAGTTGGAAGTGAAGATATCAAAGCCATCAATTGCAAGTTAAATAAGTAAAGAATGATATACGAATAGGTATAGCTTACCCCACGGAGACATTTGTTGTCTTTGTCCGTCTTCAAAGAGAGAATGAAGAAATAAGCTGGATCATAAATGGAACCCCCTAAAACAACATCAGAATCCGAGCACTGTCTAGCAACAGCAGCAGGAGTTGTTGGACTGAGAAAACTACTTCTTAGATCGAAATCAGCTTCTTGAGGAGCCAAAACTATCTATATATAGGAACGCCCAATCTGTAGATCTGAATCCATAACAATGAGGATGACATACCTCACTATAAAACCAATGATTTGCATTGCCAGAGTGAGTTTCACTGAAAAGACGAAGAACATTCCACGGTCGTCTGAGGAAATGTCCCTGCATACATAACGCACAAACAGATAATGCTTTCAATCAATACACATGTTACAAAAGGAAGAATCTCCCCCATGCAGTCCTTAATTAAGTATAATAATCCTAAAatagaaaaccataaaaacaaaaaagaaaagaaaagaaaagaaaattaagtagATGTTGCACGGTTCCTTGTTAGATCGCCATTATTGTTGGGCAATCAGCCTCAAAGGAAGAAACGGATAGGGGGTTGATCCCCTTGAAGTAACTGAGAAGATAGTTATGAACAGGAATGCGCGCGCGCGTGTGTCAGCAACAGAGTACTAATTTGTAAGGGGGAAAATGGTAATGGCCAAGCTGCTTGTTTAAACACCAGGTGAAGGAAAACTAGAGTAGAATAGAAAAGTGAGGTGATAAAGGAAAGGAGGTACCAGATGGGGCGAGAGAAGAGGATGAACCAGGCAATGTCGAggagaagagaggaaaaaaggAGGACAGCGTAGGTGCGTCCAAGGCGCTGACTGCTGCTCTCAATGGCAACGAGGGCgaacaaagagatggccaaattAATGAGCAAGACGCCGTTGTACAAAGCTCCAAGGGATCCAATCAATGAGCAACCAATCTACATACATAATAAACTAATCAGTAAATtgggattgaaataaaaaagaagaaaaaagatttagaGGAGAGAAAATGATAATgagtttgttgttttatttttttgtaagttaTAATTATTGGAATAAGAAAATACCTGAATGTAAATGAAGAAATTAGGGCCAAATGTTGGAGAGAGTCGTAATCGCGAAGCCAACTCTGAAACCAGTGTTTGAAGAGATGAGCGGCAGTACAACATCCGCCGCCGCGCCGCCGCTACAAAACAACATCTCTGTCTCGTCCTCTCatacaaaatagaaaatgattttgataataGATATCAAATAGATGAATCGCAACAAGAAGAAGAGGGGGAAGGAGAAAAGGCGCCTTTGGCCTTAAGCCTCATGGGCATCtatcaatcttcttcttcctttgcctttttccttttttttttttttaaatttcgtcttCTTTAtcgctttttcctttttcttgctcTTCACCTTTCTTTGGATCTATCTATCTATGCATGTATGTTACAGTTACTAACATCCCCTCCTGATCTTGCATAACAGCAAAAAAAGCCAGCaacatttattgttattataattataatcttcACTCTTCAGGCTAGCTGTGTTGTGGCGGAGTGGGCTTGGGTTGGGCTTTCTCCTATTATTGGGCTTCATGGTTTATCAATCACTACTGACCCACCCACCCCATCCATCCATCGTCTCATTTTTTCGAGTGCGACCGCGTCACAGAGGTTGGAGGATCGactgagagagagggagagagagagagcgcagGCAGACAGCTTAAGGTTTGAtcgaaagagaaagaagagggaTGGGTGAGGAAGgagataatagtaataatagtagcagcagcagcagcagcagcagctgggAAGTAATGGAGGATCTGCAGCGAACTGTCAAGGAATCTAAGGATTCTGCAATTCGCTCCGCTCTTTCCTTCCAACAATCCTCTTCTTCCCATCTTCGCTCCTTTCAGGCAATTCCTTCTTTTATTTACAAACCATTATCATATATTCTAATCTGCGTTTatcctcccttttcttttcttcttttaactacatttattaattaatcactTCCGATTAATCGTCTtcctaaataaagaaaataattcccATCATATGCTTAGTAGATTGATGATTGACATTGCTTTGCAGGACCATGTACCAGAAGCCATTTCAAAGTTCAACTCTTACGAAAATACTTTCTTCTCCAAAGTTAAAGGTTCCCTacttcttttttgttcaaaatgaCACTTTATTTAGCACAACAAACACTATCTCTCTTAAATCAATTTGCTTTCTACTTAATTTTGTTATTCTCAGAGGAGTTGCTCACTGCCAAGGACCACCCAGCTGCTGCCATTGGACTTACTCTCACTGCCGGGCTCTTCCTCATGCGAGGTCTCCTCTTCTTTTCCACTCCTCTACCTATCCTACTCAATcttgtttctcctttttttttttttttttctcaataactAGTAGGAAGAATTTAATGTATGTCTTCctttcttttagctctctctaCCTTCTTTTAATACCTTTTAGAATCCGAAATATACTGTAACCTGAATCACAtccattccttttttatttttccatcttCTTGCAGcccctaaaaatatttttaccaaaGAAAATGATGATCTTGTGTCTTTGTCCCACAATGTCCCAcaactatataatatatagatCATCCTGTGTGCCAAAATCAGGCATAGTCGTAGTGGAAGCCATTTCACATCCTGGGCTTCATTCTATATTAGAAACTGCATAATCTAAGTGTTGATTTCACCCAACTCTTTGATaataaaaggagttctttttgggaaaaaaaagaagcttataGCAATTTATTCATTTAACTTAAGGAGACATATTTATAGCTCATTCAAGACTGGTTCGCACACTTCAATTCAAACTATCCTAGTACTGCCACAAAAATTATAGTGCTTGATTTTGCTTTCGCTTGATCATCCTTTACAATCATATAATATAAAGCATATATTTTGTTCCCTACTGGCTACTGCACCATAATATGAGCTGACATTTGAGGAGTTTTGCGCAGGGCCAAGAAGGTTTTTGTTTCGGAATACATTGGGTCGGTTTCAAAGTGAGGAGGTATCTACCCCCTTCATTTTAACTTGGTTactatgt
This genomic interval from Populus alba chromosome 1, ASM523922v2, whole genome shotgun sequence contains the following:
- the LOC118035869 gene encoding RGS1-HXK1-interacting protein 1; translated protein: MGEEGDNSNNSSSSSSSSSWEVMEDLQRTVKESKDSAIRSALSFQQSSSSHLRSFQDHVPEAISKFNSYENTFFSKVKEELLTAKDHPAAAIGLTLTAGLFLMRGPRRFLFRNTLGRFQSEEAQFLRAEKNVKEFSFSVDLMKKESRKLLERASLAEKEMKNGHTELLDTGIQIQRLAKSVYKVETKTADLMDGLREIPGRDALKLRAEVASMTSLLKQQRAALDKRIMKISELGIPV